A portion of the Novosphingobium sp. KA1 genome contains these proteins:
- the fliF gene encoding flagellar basal-body MS-ring/collar protein FliF: MADPAVPDIPGAAGGPATSGQLPAPQSLFAPFADPQGGPVLTRIGSFTAQPAVRRIMPAFVALAAVGGALLTWDAMAPSPQRILYSQLGDADRAGVAAALDQAGIGYRIENETGALTVAEGDYYRARMLVASDGALATPESGDQLLDKLPMGASRTLEGERLRAAREHDLQLTIAEIDGVEGVRVHIAEAEKSVFVRDNVAPSASVMVRLKPGRQLADSQVSAIVNLVAGSIPGLSPDAVRVADQHGRLLSRGGTGGGSGGGTGGGVDSDRLDLQSRMEAKLRDQVSQLLIPMLGEPNFTTQAQVELDMADVTQARESYDKDGVVRSETQQQSQQSGTGPAAGVPGVLSNTPPPPTQARPGAPQGNAPAPGAAPGAPPGAPPGATPPPTNGESSSSRMYELGREVSVSSSRPGGVKRISVAVAISAAALKSAKPQDIQDIQALVSAAVGADPQRGDQVKVVIRAFDAAAPAAKLAFYETPWFAMLVRNGAAVLAVLLVLLIGVRPMVRALRGERAGGTKGKRKGKAARGKAAADDEDEDDGDGVDILPPTEGARPLGRQAIPAAGVIDMDSDVSRSDLLARQVDLAQRLVAEKPDSAVAALRQMINDPGSDETKAA, from the coding sequence ATGGCCGATCCCGCCGTTCCCGACATCCCCGGCGCCGCGGGCGGGCCTGCGACTTCCGGGCAGCTGCCGGCTCCGCAATCGCTGTTTGCCCCCTTCGCCGATCCCCAGGGCGGGCCGGTGCTGACCCGCATCGGCTCGTTCACCGCCCAGCCCGCCGTGCGGCGGATCATGCCCGCCTTCGTCGCGCTGGCGGCGGTCGGCGGCGCCCTGCTGACCTGGGACGCGATGGCCCCCTCGCCGCAGCGGATCCTCTATTCCCAGCTTGGCGATGCCGACCGGGCCGGCGTCGCCGCCGCGCTCGACCAGGCGGGCATCGGCTACCGCATCGAAAACGAGACCGGCGCGCTGACCGTGGCCGAGGGCGATTATTACCGCGCCCGCATGCTGGTCGCCTCGGACGGGGCACTGGCCACGCCGGAAAGCGGCGACCAGCTGCTCGACAAGCTGCCGATGGGGGCCAGCCGCACACTGGAGGGCGAACGCCTGCGCGCCGCACGCGAACACGACCTGCAACTGACCATCGCCGAGATCGACGGCGTCGAGGGCGTGCGCGTGCATATCGCCGAAGCCGAGAAATCGGTCTTCGTGCGCGACAACGTGGCGCCCTCGGCCTCGGTCATGGTGCGGCTGAAGCCGGGACGGCAATTGGCGGACAGCCAGGTCTCGGCCATCGTCAACCTGGTCGCCGGATCGATCCCCGGCCTTTCGCCCGACGCGGTGCGGGTGGCCGACCAGCACGGCCGGTTGCTGTCGCGCGGCGGAACGGGGGGCGGATCGGGGGGCGGAACGGGGGGCGGCGTCGATTCCGACCGGCTCGACCTGCAGTCGCGCATGGAAGCCAAGCTGCGCGACCAGGTCAGCCAGTTGCTGATCCCGATGCTGGGAGAACCCAATTTCACCACCCAGGCCCAGGTCGAGCTCGACATGGCCGACGTGACCCAGGCCCGCGAAAGCTACGACAAGGACGGCGTCGTGCGCTCCGAGACCCAGCAGCAGTCGCAGCAGTCCGGCACCGGCCCGGCCGCCGGCGTTCCCGGCGTGCTGTCCAACACCCCGCCGCCGCCCACCCAGGCCCGCCCCGGCGCCCCGCAGGGCAATGCGCCCGCACCCGGTGCCGCCCCCGGAGCTCCCCCCGGAGCTCCCCCCGGTGCGACCCCGCCGCCGACCAACGGCGAAAGTTCCTCCAGCCGCATGTACGAACTGGGGCGCGAGGTCTCGGTGTCGAGCTCGCGCCCCGGCGGGGTGAAGCGGATCTCGGTCGCGGTCGCGATCAGCGCCGCCGCGCTCAAGAGCGCCAAGCCGCAGGACATCCAGGACATCCAGGCGCTGGTCAGCGCCGCCGTCGGCGCCGATCCGCAGCGCGGCGATCAGGTCAAGGTGGTCATCCGCGCCTTCGACGCCGCCGCCCCCGCCGCCAAGCTGGCCTTCTACGAGACCCCGTGGTTCGCGATGCTGGTGCGCAACGGCGCCGCCGTGCTGGCGGTGCTGCTGGTGCTGCTGATCGGGGTCCGGCCGATGGTGCGGGCACTGCGCGGCGAGCGCGCGGGCGGCACCAAGGGCAAGCGCAAAGGCAAAGCCGCCAGGGGCAAAGCCGCCGCCGACGACGAGGACGAGGATGACGGCGACGGGGTCGACATCCTCCCCCCCACCGAAGGGGCACGCCCGCTCGGCCGGCAGGCGATTCCCGCAGCCGGGGTGATCGACATGGACAGCGACGTGTCGCGTTCCGACCTGCTCGCCCGCCAGGTCGACCTCGCGCAGCGCCTCGTCGCCGAAAAGCCGGACAGCGCCGTCGCCGCGCTGCGCCAGATGATCAACGATCCCGGCAGCGACGAAACCAAGGCCGCCTGA
- the fliG gene encoding flagellar motor switch protein FliG — protein sequence MDEPASLLPADNAAVMMMLLNDEQTSHILAELEPDELRRLGEKMCALGEIGPELIAEAIAGFIEKTEALGLVAHDRVGQVRTMITRAVGEVKAENLMSRIVPEAPRHSSLELARWLTAESLIPLVRDEHPQALAVLLVQLDPDIAAAVLHAQPEPAQSEIVHRVATLGPISPQALVMLEELLARRITECHGQRPFEVGGVREAAGIVNGVGKVVEKRVMGELVRRDKVLARQIEDEMFKFEHLFVLDPKSMGTLLRDVPSEVLIDSLKGISEEERDVFFRAMSSRAADGVRDEIAARGRTRLADVVIAQKEVVTIARKLAADGAIVFGSGDDDYV from the coding sequence ATGGACGAGCCCGCCTCCCTGCTGCCCGCCGACAATGCCGCGGTGATGATGATGCTGCTCAACGACGAGCAGACCTCGCACATCCTCGCCGAGCTCGAACCCGACGAACTGCGCCGCCTGGGCGAGAAGATGTGCGCGCTGGGCGAGATCGGCCCCGAACTGATCGCCGAGGCCATTGCCGGTTTCATCGAGAAGACCGAGGCGCTCGGGCTTGTCGCCCATGACCGGGTCGGCCAGGTCCGCACGATGATCACCCGCGCGGTCGGCGAGGTGAAGGCCGAGAACCTGATGAGCCGCATCGTCCCCGAGGCGCCGCGCCACTCCAGCCTCGAACTGGCGCGCTGGCTGACGGCGGAATCGCTGATCCCGCTGGTGCGCGACGAGCATCCCCAGGCGCTGGCGGTGCTGCTGGTCCAGCTCGACCCGGACATCGCCGCCGCCGTGCTCCATGCCCAGCCCGAACCGGCGCAGTCCGAGATCGTCCACCGCGTCGCCACGCTCGGGCCGATCTCGCCGCAGGCGCTGGTCATGCTGGAGGAACTGCTGGCGCGGCGGATCACCGAGTGCCACGGCCAGCGCCCCTTCGAGGTCGGCGGCGTGCGCGAGGCGGCGGGCATCGTCAACGGCGTCGGCAAAGTCGTCGAGAAACGGGTCATGGGCGAGCTGGTCCGCCGCGACAAGGTGCTGGCCCGCCAGATCGAGGACGAGATGTTCAAGTTCGAACACCTCTTCGTGCTCGATCCCAAGTCGATGGGCACCCTGCTGCGCGACGTGCCCAGCGAAGTGCTGATCGATTCGCTCAAGGGCATCAGCGAGGAGGAGCGCGACGTCTTCTTCCGCGCCATGTCCTCGCGCGCGGCGGACGGCGTGCGCGACGAGATCGCCGCGCGCGGCCGCACCAGGCTGGCCGACGTGGTGATCGCGCAGAAGGAAGTCGTGACCATCGCCCGCAAGCTCGCCGCCGACGGCGCGATCGTGTTCGGTTCGGGAGACGACGACTATGTCTGA
- a CDS encoding FliH/SctL family protein, whose product MSDLGFSLKGFPGADRARPAGSVAQLLAALARPAAFRPDARFGPAGAGAEEPAAPQPAAEPEADRPDPVGEAFAQGFAEGHRQASLEAGHRAEIDARAREDLSLAFARIDSQLEEDLRLRLRDTVIALCEAAIAPLALDAEALARRVRVAVAMLARADDERVIHLHPDDLAAIAPRLQADWAVVPDPALERGTVRIETASGGVEDGPATWRRAIAEALDQC is encoded by the coding sequence ATGTCTGACCTCGGCTTCTCGCTGAAAGGGTTTCCCGGCGCGGACCGGGCGCGCCCCGCAGGCTCGGTCGCGCAGCTCCTCGCGGCGCTGGCCCGGCCAGCCGCCTTCCGTCCCGATGCCCGCTTCGGCCCCGCTGGCGCGGGCGCCGAGGAACCCGCCGCGCCGCAACCTGCCGCCGAGCCGGAAGCCGACCGGCCCGACCCCGTGGGCGAGGCCTTTGCCCAAGGGTTTGCCGAGGGCCACCGCCAGGCCAGCCTCGAGGCCGGGCACCGCGCCGAGATCGACGCCCGCGCGCGCGAAGATCTGTCCCTTGCCTTCGCCCGGATCGACAGCCAGCTGGAGGAGGACTTGCGCCTGCGCCTGCGCGACACCGTGATCGCGCTGTGCGAGGCCGCGATTGCCCCGCTCGCGCTCGACGCCGAGGCGCTGGCCCGCCGGGTCAGGGTGGCCGTGGCCATGCTGGCGCGCGCCGACGACGAGCGGGTGATCCACCTCCACCCCGACGATCTGGCCGCCATCGCCCCCCGGCTCCAGGCCGATTGGGCGGTCGTGCCCGACCCCGCGCTCGAACGCGGCACCGTGCGCATCGAGACCGCCAGCGGCGGGGTCGAGGATGGCCCGGCGACCTGGCGCCGTGCCATCGCCGAAGCGCTCGACCAGTGCTGA
- a CDS encoding FliI/YscN family ATPase has translation MLSLFDSILSDCAAEPIDLAPRRFGLVAACDGGLLEVSGLSVPVGAMCRVSHGPRASLAAEVIGFRNGRTMMMLLGDTILLRPGARVWAEGRPGLLPVGEAFLGRAVDGEGLPIDGGYPIHTRKEWPAGGVRTSALDRSPVRLPFDTGVRALNALTTFGVGQRIGIMAGSGVGKSVLIDMIARGAARTGGADVVIVGLIGERAREVSDFVERHMHAEKKERTVVVAVPADHAPNLRLRGALLATAMAEHFRARGLRVLLIMDSLTRVAHAAREIGLLLGEPGAARGYPPSALATITKLVERAGNSAASGGSVTGLYTVLADGDNQDDPVVDTARSILDGHIVLSRDLAQRGQYPAVDIAASLSRVMNDIVPPDHQALARQFRALSASYEANRDLVLMGAYRAGADPQLDRAIAMHRALSGFLGQPAGDVVDLPTSTAQLAHLLAA, from the coding sequence GTGCTGAGCCTGTTCGATTCCATCCTGTCCGACTGTGCCGCCGAGCCCATCGACCTGGCGCCGCGCCGGTTCGGGCTGGTTGCCGCCTGCGACGGCGGATTGCTCGAAGTGAGCGGGCTCTCGGTGCCGGTCGGGGCGATGTGCCGGGTCTCGCATGGCCCCCGCGCCTCGCTGGCCGCCGAAGTGATCGGCTTTCGCAACGGGCGGACGATGATGATGCTGCTGGGCGACACCATCCTGCTGCGGCCCGGCGCCCGCGTCTGGGCCGAAGGACGCCCCGGGCTGCTGCCGGTGGGCGAGGCGTTCCTCGGCCGCGCGGTCGATGGCGAGGGGCTGCCGATCGACGGCGGCTATCCGATCCACACCCGGAAGGAATGGCCCGCCGGCGGCGTGCGCACGTCCGCGCTGGACCGCAGCCCGGTCCGCCTGCCCTTCGATACCGGGGTGCGCGCGCTCAATGCGCTGACCACGTTCGGCGTCGGCCAGAGGATCGGCATCATGGCCGGATCGGGTGTCGGCAAGTCGGTGCTGATCGACATGATCGCGCGCGGCGCGGCGCGCACCGGCGGCGCCGACGTGGTGATCGTCGGCCTGATCGGCGAACGCGCCCGCGAAGTGTCGGACTTCGTCGAGCGGCACATGCATGCCGAGAAGAAGGAGCGTACCGTGGTCGTGGCGGTTCCCGCCGACCATGCGCCGAACCTCAGGCTGCGCGGCGCCCTGCTGGCGACCGCGATGGCCGAGCATTTCCGCGCCAGGGGCCTTCGGGTCCTGCTGATCATGGACAGCCTGACCCGCGTCGCCCACGCCGCGCGCGAGATCGGCCTGCTGCTGGGCGAACCCGGCGCGGCCCGCGGCTATCCGCCCTCCGCGCTCGCGACGATCACCAAGCTGGTCGAGCGCGCCGGCAATTCGGCCGCGAGCGGCGGCTCGGTGACGGGTCTCTACACGGTGCTGGCCGATGGCGACAACCAGGACGACCCCGTCGTCGACACCGCCCGCTCGATCCTCGACGGGCACATCGTGCTGTCGCGCGATCTGGCCCAGCGCGGGCAATATCCGGCGGTCGACATCGCCGCCTCGCTGAGCCGGGTGATGAACGACATCGTCCCGCCCGATCATCAGGCGCTGGCCCGCCAGTTCCGGGCCTTGTCGGCCAGCTACGAGGCCAATCGCGACCTCGTGCTGATGGGCGCCTACCGCGCCGGGGCCGACCCGCAGCTGGACCGCGCGATCGCCATGCACCGCGCGCTCAGCGGTTTCCTCGGCCAGCCCGCCGGGGACGTCGTCGACCTGCCCACCAGCACCGCGCAGCTTGCCCACCTGCTGGCGGCATGA
- the fliL gene encoding flagellar basal body-associated protein FliL — MSKKAATESEGDKKSKGKLGLILVAVGMLAVGGGGAFALVATGVIGGGKHEVKEDNRPKLVRKGEADPFMPKQEGGEGEGGGGEEPEGEGGDPYRTAYYTFTDDFTSNLKESDALLQLSLACSTRYDGRVLQWIKKHELAIRSALLAIMADTPEDDIYTIEGKGRLQKRMTDAINRVLIQKEGVGGVDNVYFRNFIIQ; from the coding sequence GTGAGCAAAAAGGCAGCAACCGAGAGCGAGGGCGACAAGAAATCCAAGGGCAAGCTCGGCCTGATCCTGGTCGCCGTGGGCATGCTGGCGGTGGGCGGCGGCGGCGCCTTTGCCCTGGTCGCCACCGGTGTGATCGGCGGCGGCAAGCACGAGGTGAAGGAAGACAACCGCCCGAAACTGGTGCGCAAGGGTGAGGCCGACCCCTTCATGCCCAAGCAGGAAGGCGGCGAAGGCGAAGGGGGAGGCGGCGAGGAACCCGAAGGCGAGGGCGGCGATCCCTATCGCACCGCCTACTACACCTTCACCGACGATTTCACCTCGAACCTCAAGGAATCCGACGCCCTGCTGCAGCTGAGCCTGGCCTGCTCGACCCGCTACGACGGGCGCGTGCTGCAGTGGATCAAGAAGCACGAACTGGCGATCCGCTCGGCGCTGCTGGCGATCATGGCCGATACCCCCGAGGACGACATCTACACGATCGAGGGCAAGGGCCGTCTGCAGAAGCGGATGACCGATGCGATCAACCGGGTGCTGATCCAGAAGGAAGGCGTCGGCGGGGTCGACAACGTCTATTTCCGCAACTTCATCATCCAGTGA
- a CDS encoding FliM/FliN family flagellar motor switch protein — translation MTATMASSAPATLSGTYRKAAHCTELLGKAPSLAELVPALSLIGERLSRTLAAALARLAGGDPPVVSAGMPMDGTLASLQGDLEGLAAHTLMVLDPGGLPLLATFEAETVFRLVDRTFGGRGVLPDPIPEAFPLSALLLVDQIETCLCQALGAALEGPTPYLARSLRRDTSLRQLDPFPRGEDLLMLTLEVEETGFAPWSLRLSFPVATLAAVTLPPRRPAAGKGRAQGRRPPMRPDARREPFASIPVEVTALLVDMTVPMARLSALSPGDVLPVAVARSVPLQLGGRTFATGAVGELDDRVAVQIQIAF, via the coding sequence GTGACCGCCACCATGGCCTCTTCCGCCCCCGCAACCCTCTCCGGCACGTACCGCAAGGCCGCGCATTGCACCGAGCTGCTGGGCAAGGCGCCGAGCCTGGCCGAACTGGTGCCCGCGCTCTCGCTGATCGGCGAGCGCCTGAGCCGCACGCTTGCCGCCGCGCTGGCCCGGCTTGCGGGCGGCGATCCGCCGGTGGTCTCGGCCGGCATGCCGATGGACGGCACCCTGGCCAGCCTGCAGGGCGACCTCGAGGGGCTCGCCGCGCATACGCTCATGGTGCTCGATCCCGGCGGCCTGCCGCTGCTGGCGACGTTCGAGGCCGAGACCGTGTTTCGCCTGGTGGACCGCACCTTCGGCGGCCGCGGCGTGCTGCCGGACCCGATTCCCGAGGCCTTCCCGCTTTCCGCGCTGCTGCTGGTCGACCAGATCGAGACCTGCCTGTGCCAGGCGCTTGGCGCCGCGCTGGAGGGGCCCACCCCCTATCTTGCCCGCAGCCTGCGCCGCGACACCAGCCTGCGCCAGCTCGATCCCTTCCCGCGCGGCGAGGACCTGCTCATGCTGACGCTCGAGGTCGAGGAAACCGGCTTTGCCCCCTGGTCGCTGCGGCTTTCCTTTCCGGTCGCGACACTGGCCGCGGTGACCCTGCCGCCGCGCCGTCCGGCCGCCGGCAAGGGCCGCGCCCAGGGCAGGCGCCCCCCCATGCGCCCTGATGCCCGCCGCGAACCATTTGCCTCGATCCCGGTCGAAGTCACCGCCCTGCTGGTCGACATGACCGTGCCGATGGCGCGCCTCTCCGCGCTCAGCCCCGGCGACGTGCTGCCGGTGGCGGTGGCGCGCAGCGTGCCGCTGCAACTGGGCGGGCGCACGTTTGCCACCGGAGCGGTCGGCGAGCTCGACGACCGTGTCGCCGTCCAGATTCAGATCGCGTTCTAG
- the fliN gene encoding flagellar motor switch protein FliN → MNIHPRSLDFLRDVDVRLSVELGRTHLTLREVLTLGPESLVVLDRMTDELLDVMVNGKPIAKGEVIAHNGRFGLRIVEMTGHESDGGAEGGSHAGGHAGGHAGGETGDAVLPDPAASDAE, encoded by the coding sequence ATGAACATCCATCCCCGCAGTCTGGACTTCCTGCGCGACGTCGATGTCCGCCTTTCGGTGGAACTCGGGCGGACCCACCTGACACTGCGCGAAGTGCTGACGCTGGGGCCCGAGAGCCTTGTCGTGCTCGACCGCATGACCGACGAACTGCTCGACGTCATGGTCAACGGCAAGCCGATCGCCAAGGGCGAGGTGATCGCCCACAATGGCCGTTTCGGCCTGCGGATCGTCGAGATGACCGGGCACGAAAGCGACGGCGGCGCGGAAGGCGGCAGCCATGCGGGGGGGCATGCGGGGGGCCATGCGGGCGGCGAAACCGGCGATGCCGTGCTGCCCGATCCCGCCGCCTCGGATGCGGAGTAG
- a CDS encoding flagellar biosynthetic protein FliO, producing MVWYLLKLILLLPLIGAMAWGCLWLARRLQERAGSPAAGRSLRVVETLMLSPTLRLAVIEFHGREILVSASRQGLTTLAEAPARPASTPEGAAGSAAEVAP from the coding sequence ATGGTCTGGTATCTGCTCAAGCTGATCCTGCTGCTGCCGCTGATCGGCGCCATGGCCTGGGGCTGCCTGTGGCTGGCGCGGCGCCTGCAGGAACGGGCCGGTAGTCCCGCCGCCGGGCGCTCGCTGCGGGTGGTGGAGACGCTGATGCTCTCGCCGACGCTGCGGCTGGCGGTGATCGAGTTCCATGGCCGCGAGATCCTCGTTTCCGCCTCGCGCCAGGGGCTGACCACGCTGGCCGAGGCCCCCGCCCGCCCCGCATCCACCCCGGAAGGCGCCGCCGGATCTGCCGCAGAGGTCGCGCCATGA
- the fliP gene encoding flagellar type III secretion system pore protein FliP (The bacterial flagellar biogenesis protein FliP forms a type III secretion system (T3SS)-type pore required for flagellar assembly.), producing the protein MKRIAVLGAALAALLLPLAVQAQSAVQSAVPSAVPGALDRALGAIGGTGSGPGGPGMSLSLQLLLIMGLLTLLPTLVLMMTSFTRILVVLAILRQAIGLQQSPPNQVLIGLSLFLSLFVMSPTLERVNASAIVPYAADRINAQQAIAAAGREFHAFMIRQTRERDLTMFADMAHSTSANPAGPGGGPRFASTAEVPFSILLPAFVTSELKTAFQIGFMLFLPFLVIDLVVSSVLMSLGMMMMSPMVVSLPFKLLLFVMVDGWALLMGSLAASFG; encoded by the coding sequence ATGAAGCGGATCGCCGTCCTGGGCGCGGCGCTTGCGGCGCTGCTGCTGCCGCTGGCAGTCCAGGCCCAGTCCGCCGTGCAGTCCGCGGTTCCCTCGGCCGTTCCGGGCGCGCTCGACCGTGCCCTCGGCGCCATCGGCGGAACCGGCTCCGGCCCCGGCGGCCCTGGCATGAGCCTCTCGCTCCAGCTCCTGCTGATCATGGGGCTGCTGACCCTGCTGCCCACGCTGGTGCTGATGATGACCAGCTTCACCCGCATCCTCGTGGTGCTGGCGATCCTGCGGCAGGCGATCGGGCTCCAGCAATCGCCGCCCAACCAGGTGCTGATCGGGTTGTCGCTGTTCCTTTCGCTGTTTGTCATGTCGCCCACGCTGGAACGGGTCAACGCCTCCGCCATCGTCCCTTATGCCGCCGACCGGATCAATGCCCAGCAGGCGATCGCGGCGGCGGGGCGCGAATTCCACGCCTTCATGATCCGCCAGACCCGCGAGCGCGACCTCACCATGTTTGCCGACATGGCCCACAGCACCAGCGCGAACCCCGCCGGTCCCGGCGGCGGCCCGCGCTTTGCCAGCACCGCCGAGGTGCCGTTCTCGATCCTGCTGCCCGCCTTTGTCACCAGCGAGCTCAAGACCGCCTTCCAGATCGGCTTCATGCTGTTCCTGCCGTTCCTGGTGATCGACCTCGTCGTCTCCTCGGTGCTGATGAGCCTGGGCATGATGATGATGAGCCCGATGGTGGTCTCGCTGCCGTTCAAGCTGCTGCTCTTCGTGATGGTCGATGGCTGGGCCCTGCTGATGGGCTCGCTGGCGGCCAGCTTCGGCTAG
- a CDS encoding flagellar biosynthetic protein FliQ: MEDIGALLDLADKMLWVTALVAAPVLLASLAVGLVVGVVQAATSVNEQTLTFVPKLAVTALVLVVLGGSMMTLIGDFTQEVFAQVARTGQAEQTRP, encoded by the coding sequence ATGGAAGACATCGGCGCCCTGCTCGACCTTGCCGACAAGATGCTGTGGGTCACCGCGCTGGTCGCCGCGCCGGTGCTGCTCGCCTCGCTGGCGGTGGGGCTGGTGGTGGGGGTGGTGCAGGCGGCGACCTCGGTCAACGAACAGACGCTGACTTTCGTGCCCAAGCTGGCGGTGACGGCGCTGGTGCTGGTGGTGCTGGGCGGTTCGATGATGACCCTGATCGGCGACTTCACGCAGGAAGTCTTTGCCCAGGTCGCGCGCACCGGGCAGGCCGAACAGACCCGCCCATGA
- a CDS encoding flagellar biosynthetic protein FliR, with the protein MIGLDFGFGPLEAEFWRLLFVMTRIGAALVAAPMFGIAGVPAQVRVIVAGAVAVLVCAWSPVAAPPALLSLPGLLAVGGEVSVGLALGFVLQLAFAAPILAAEVVGGSMGMNMAVAVDPNSGTQSPALGQYFAVVMTMVFLALGAHLQWFALLVDSYRAFPPGQTWLGPERFALVASFAARTFVTGAAIALPACLVLMVVQVVTGVLGRSAPALNLFALGLPAGVLGGLAALLVSAPVLTDLVARLSAMAIDQAALVLQP; encoded by the coding sequence ATGATCGGCCTCGACTTCGGCTTCGGCCCGCTCGAGGCCGAATTCTGGCGCCTGCTCTTCGTGATGACGCGGATCGGCGCCGCCCTCGTCGCCGCGCCGATGTTCGGCATTGCCGGGGTGCCCGCACAAGTGCGGGTGATCGTCGCCGGGGCGGTGGCGGTGCTGGTCTGCGCCTGGAGCCCGGTCGCCGCGCCCCCGGCGCTGCTGTCGCTGCCCGGGCTGCTGGCGGTCGGCGGCGAGGTCTCGGTCGGGCTGGCGCTGGGGTTCGTGCTGCAACTGGCCTTTGCCGCGCCGATCCTCGCCGCCGAAGTGGTGGGCGGATCGATGGGCATGAACATGGCGGTCGCGGTCGATCCCAATTCCGGCACCCAGTCCCCCGCGCTCGGCCAGTATTTCGCGGTGGTCATGACCATGGTGTTCCTGGCGCTGGGCGCCCACCTGCAATGGTTCGCGCTGCTGGTCGACAGCTACCGCGCCTTCCCGCCCGGCCAGACCTGGCTGGGGCCGGAACGCTTTGCCCTCGTCGCCTCCTTTGCCGCGCGCACGTTCGTGACCGGCGCCGCCATCGCCCTGCCCGCCTGCCTGGTGCTGATGGTGGTGCAGGTCGTCACCGGGGTGCTCGGCCGCTCGGCCCCGGCGCTCAACCTCTTCGCGCTCGGCCTGCCGGCCGGCGTGCTGGGCGGCCTTGCCGCGCTGCTGGTGAGCGCCCCGGTGCTGACCGACCTGGTCGCCCGGCTCTCCGCCATGGCCATCGACCAGGCCGCCCTCGTGCTGCAGCCGTGA
- a CDS encoding flagellar biosynthesis protein FlhB — translation MSDDNGEKSFAPTAKRRKDAAEKGDVIRSREMATAAGMAVGGAWLLLAGPWVLDRLLRALRAGFTWSRADLDDFTPGQRLLDVLLALLPPVLVLGLGVMLVSLISQLGFGEGRWVGGNMLPKGSRINPLSGLKRMFGPTGAIEMAKGLAKVSQLAAITWFWARGELATLVQLGRGDLIGEAARAWGTITHLLFWLAGGLFVIAMFDLPVQIVRRIMRLRMTLQELRDENKDAEGAPEKKAAIKDRQRRIAMGGLVPAMQEAQFVITNPTHFAVALAYDPAKAPAPIVLAKGRGDKALAMRELAAEHAVPVLSYPALARSVFYTSREKRMIREEHYVAVAAILAFVLSLRRGERRAAPEISVPVTVRFDADGRPDPSSL, via the coding sequence ATGAGCGACGACAACGGCGAGAAGAGCTTTGCCCCCACCGCCAAGCGGCGCAAGGACGCCGCCGAGAAGGGCGACGTCATCCGCTCGCGCGAGATGGCGACGGCGGCGGGCATGGCGGTGGGCGGGGCCTGGCTGCTGCTCGCCGGTCCCTGGGTGCTCGACCGGCTGCTGCGCGCCTTGCGGGCGGGTTTCACCTGGAGCCGCGCCGACCTCGATGACTTCACCCCCGGCCAGCGCCTGCTCGACGTGCTGCTGGCGCTGCTGCCGCCGGTGCTGGTGCTGGGGCTCGGCGTCATGCTGGTCTCGCTGATCTCGCAGCTCGGGTTCGGCGAGGGGCGCTGGGTCGGCGGCAACATGCTGCCCAAGGGCTCGCGCATCAACCCGCTCTCCGGCCTCAAGCGCATGTTCGGGCCGACCGGCGCCATCGAGATGGCCAAGGGGCTGGCCAAAGTGTCGCAGCTGGCGGCGATCACCTGGTTCTGGGCGCGCGGCGAGCTGGCCACCCTCGTCCAGCTAGGCCGCGGCGACCTGATCGGCGAGGCGGCGCGGGCCTGGGGCACGATCACCCACCTGCTGTTCTGGCTGGCCGGCGGGCTATTCGTGATCGCGATGTTCGACCTGCCGGTGCAGATCGTGCGGCGGATCATGCGCCTGCGCATGACGCTGCAGGAACTGCGCGACGAGAACAAGGATGCCGAAGGCGCGCCGGAAAAGAAGGCCGCGATCAAGGACCGCCAGCGCCGCATCGCCATGGGCGGGCTGGTGCCGGCGATGCAGGAAGCGCAGTTCGTCATCACCAACCCCACCCATTTCGCGGTCGCCCTCGCCTACGATCCGGCCAAGGCGCCCGCCCCGATCGTGCTGGCCAAGGGGCGCGGCGACAAGGCGCTGGCCATGCGCGAGCTGGCGGCCGAACACGCGGTGCCGGTGCTGTCCTATCCCGCGCTGGCCCGCTCGGTGTTCTACACCAGCCGCGAGAAACGCATGATCCGCGAGGAACACTATGTCGCCGTCGCCGCGATCCTGGCCTTCGTGCTCTCGCTCAGGCGCGGCGAGCGGCGCGCGGCGCCGGAAATCTCGGTGCCGGTCACCGTGCGCTTCGACGCCGATGGCCGTCCCGATCCTTCGAGCCTGTAG